The following are encoded in a window of Hyalangium minutum genomic DNA:
- a CDS encoding molybdopterin-containing oxidoreductase family protein, with translation MSATITEDSGATVVRSVCPHNCPDTCAMLTTVKAGRAVEVRGDPDHPTTRGFLCAKVSRYLERTYHAGRVLHPMRRVGAKGEGRFEPISWKEALDEIAHRFKEIIAEWGAQAILPYSFSGTLGLLHSNSMDRRFFHKLGASLLDRTICGSAGVVGMAYSVGSSMGMDTECFDGARTILLWGTNTLTSNPHLWPFVTAARKRGARVIAIDPRKTRTAEQCDEHIALLPGTDAALALGMMHVIFRDGLGDEDYMDRYCVGRNELAERAAEYPPDRVAAICGIPAASVEALAVEYATCKPAAIRLNFGMQRHAGGGMAVRAISCLPAVTGAWRSASGGVQLWTYETFPVNHAALQRFELIPPGTRTLNMVELGRILTEVTDPPVKALFVYNSNPASVAPDLERVKAGLRREDLFTVVHEQFHTDTANFADLLLPATTQLEHVDMHIGYGHLYVMWNAAAIAPLGEAIPNTDLFRRLAAHMGFSDPCFQDSDESMARQALQSEHPWLAGITLERVQAEGAVRLNVPTPFAPYAEGGFSTPSGKCELFSARMARDGHDPLPTWTPPRESSASSPELFARYPLALISPPGHYFLNSTFSNVLARFEKGPHLEIHPIDAAARSIISGQRVRIRNDRGAFLADAVVTERARPGVVVAPSLWLSSLTPDGRNVNHTTSQAVTDMGGGATFYDNLVEVEGAS, from the coding sequence ATGAGCGCCACAATCACCGAAGACTCAGGAGCGACAGTCGTGCGGAGCGTGTGCCCGCACAACTGCCCGGACACCTGTGCCATGCTGACCACGGTCAAGGCTGGCCGAGCTGTCGAGGTACGAGGCGATCCCGACCATCCGACGACTCGGGGCTTCCTCTGCGCGAAGGTCTCTCGGTACCTGGAGCGTACCTATCATGCTGGCCGCGTGCTCCACCCGATGCGCCGCGTGGGCGCGAAAGGTGAGGGGCGCTTCGAGCCGATCTCCTGGAAGGAGGCGCTCGACGAGATCGCGCACCGGTTCAAGGAGATCATCGCGGAGTGGGGGGCGCAGGCAATCCTGCCGTACTCGTTCAGCGGCACGCTCGGGCTCCTGCACAGCAATTCGATGGATCGACGGTTCTTCCACAAGCTCGGCGCCTCGCTCCTCGATCGCACGATCTGCGGCTCCGCCGGCGTGGTCGGCATGGCCTACAGCGTGGGTAGTTCCATGGGCATGGATACAGAGTGCTTCGACGGAGCGCGCACGATCCTCCTGTGGGGCACCAACACGCTGACCTCGAACCCCCACCTCTGGCCGTTCGTCACTGCGGCGCGCAAGAGAGGGGCGAGGGTGATAGCCATCGATCCACGGAAGACGCGGACCGCGGAGCAGTGCGATGAGCATATCGCGCTGCTGCCGGGGACTGACGCGGCGCTGGCGCTCGGGATGATGCACGTCATCTTCCGTGACGGCCTCGGCGACGAGGATTATATGGACCGATACTGCGTGGGCCGAAACGAGCTGGCAGAGCGCGCCGCCGAGTACCCGCCTGATCGTGTGGCGGCCATCTGCGGGATCCCAGCGGCGTCGGTCGAGGCCCTCGCGGTTGAATACGCGACGTGCAAGCCTGCAGCCATCCGCCTGAATTTCGGGATGCAGCGCCACGCCGGCGGAGGGATGGCGGTGCGCGCCATCTCGTGCTTGCCCGCGGTGACCGGCGCATGGCGCTCCGCCTCTGGCGGTGTCCAGCTATGGACCTACGAAACTTTCCCGGTCAATCATGCCGCGTTGCAGCGTTTTGAGCTGATCCCGCCCGGCACCCGCACTCTCAACATGGTCGAGCTCGGGCGGATCCTCACGGAGGTCACCGACCCACCCGTCAAGGCCCTCTTTGTCTACAATTCGAATCCAGCCAGTGTGGCTCCCGACCTGGAGCGCGTCAAAGCCGGGCTCCGGCGCGAGGATCTCTTCACGGTCGTTCACGAGCAGTTCCACACGGACACGGCCAACTTCGCGGATCTCCTCCTCCCGGCGACCACGCAGCTCGAGCACGTGGATATGCACATCGGTTACGGTCACCTGTATGTCATGTGGAACGCGGCGGCAATCGCGCCGCTCGGCGAGGCCATCCCGAATACGGACCTCTTCCGGAGGCTCGCGGCGCACATGGGATTCAGCGACCCGTGCTTCCAGGACAGTGACGAGTCCATGGCGCGGCAGGCGCTGCAGAGCGAGCACCCATGGCTCGCGGGGATCACACTCGAGCGCGTTCAAGCCGAGGGAGCGGTGCGCCTGAATGTTCCGACGCCGTTCGCGCCGTACGCCGAAGGAGGCTTCTCGACGCCCTCCGGCAAGTGCGAGCTCTTCTCCGCGAGGATGGCCCGCGACGGCCATGACCCGCTGCCAACATGGACTCCCCCACGTGAGAGCAGCGCGTCGAGCCCTGAGCTCTTTGCACGCTATCCGCTGGCGCTGATCTCACCGCCCGGTCATTACTTCTTGAACAGCACGTTTAGCAATGTGCTGGCGCGGTTCGAGAAGGGCCCGCACCTGGAGATCCACCCCATCGACGCGGCGGCGCGCTCGATCATCAGCGGCCAGAGGGTACGTATCCGGAACGATCGCGGCGCGTTCCTGGCCGATGCCGTCGTGACGGAGAGGGCGCGACCGGGGGTGGTCGTCGCTCCGTCGCTCTGGTTGAGCTCGCTCACACCTGATGGGCGGAACGTGAACCACACGACTTCGCAGGCGGTGACCGACATGGGCGGCGGGGCGACGTTCTACGACAACCTCGTGGAGGTCGAGGGAGCGAGCTGA
- a CDS encoding choice-of-anchor X domain-containing protein yields MDPKSPAPPPSSSARRLLWPLALVPLLLLVAGVGWWVMGLGESGPDEAIEASSVPKSGSPSEGPGSARASRAGPAAPVVPSKGAVPAAAPLSPGEQEREAQRVLWEKRLERAKFSLETYVKGTRYPPESRHIREHPDQEQPAAPERTRPLKKDSADVQLRLKQDKVFVAGDEVVTFSVGCEGQTHQPLPCEVLNARAHEAEHMLGGQEPLAGVPLAFVDDGTRGDALAGDGTLTASFQPSKQGFPLFSGTLRVSFQVRSGNSEGTAFFDVLFTPAPPARFTGKVREGVERGSLKLYLGIQVRKAGRYVLAARVDDEAGVPFAYVTFNDELAEGAQEVDFVVFGKLLLDEAPTFPLKLRDVEGFLLKEAGDPDRELLSTLRGYVHTTREYPTNVFSGEEWQSEERTRYINEFTKDVNEAQSMLDQLAPPKGAP; encoded by the coding sequence ATGGACCCGAAGAGCCCCGCCCCGCCTCCCTCCTCGAGCGCTCGCCGCCTGCTGTGGCCGTTGGCGCTTGTGCCGCTGCTGTTGCTGGTGGCTGGGGTGGGGTGGTGGGTCATGGGGCTCGGCGAGTCCGGGCCGGACGAGGCCATCGAGGCCTCGTCCGTGCCCAAGTCGGGTTCGCCGTCCGAGGGGCCGGGCAGTGCTCGGGCCTCGCGGGCGGGTCCCGCTGCGCCGGTGGTTCCCAGCAAGGGTGCGGTTCCGGCTGCGGCGCCGCTGTCCCCCGGAGAGCAGGAGCGCGAGGCCCAGCGCGTGCTCTGGGAGAAGCGGTTGGAGCGGGCGAAGTTCTCGCTCGAGACGTACGTGAAGGGCACGCGCTACCCGCCGGAGTCTCGCCACATCCGTGAGCATCCGGATCAGGAGCAGCCCGCGGCGCCGGAGCGCACGCGGCCGCTGAAGAAGGACAGCGCGGACGTGCAGCTGCGGCTGAAGCAGGACAAGGTCTTCGTGGCAGGGGACGAGGTAGTGACTTTCTCCGTGGGCTGCGAGGGGCAGACGCACCAGCCCCTGCCGTGCGAGGTGTTGAACGCACGGGCGCACGAGGCCGAGCACATGCTGGGAGGCCAGGAGCCGCTGGCGGGGGTGCCGCTGGCGTTCGTGGATGATGGCACTCGTGGGGATGCGCTGGCGGGGGATGGCACGCTGACGGCGAGCTTCCAGCCCTCGAAGCAGGGCTTCCCTCTGTTCTCCGGGACGTTGCGTGTTTCATTCCAGGTGCGCTCGGGCAACTCGGAGGGGACGGCGTTCTTCGATGTGCTGTTCACGCCCGCGCCGCCGGCCCGGTTCACGGGCAAGGTGCGCGAGGGGGTGGAGCGCGGCTCGCTGAAGCTCTACCTGGGGATCCAGGTGCGCAAGGCGGGGCGCTACGTGTTGGCGGCGCGCGTGGATGACGAGGCAGGAGTTCCGTTCGCGTACGTGACGTTCAACGACGAGCTGGCAGAGGGGGCGCAGGAGGTGGACTTCGTCGTCTTCGGCAAGCTCCTCCTCGACGAGGCGCCCACGTTCCCGCTGAAGCTGCGGGATGTGGAGGGCTTCCTGCTGAAGGAGGCGGGAGATCCGGACCGCGAGCTGCTGTCGACGCTCCGGGGCTACGTGCACACCACGCGCGAGTACCCCACGAATGTCTTCTCTGGAGAGGAGTGGCAGAGCGAGGAGCGCACGCGCTACATCAACGAGTTCACCAAGGACGTGAACGAGGCCCAGAGCATGCTGGACCAGCTGGCTCCGCCCAAGGGCGCTCCCTGA